The sequence below is a genomic window from Mycobacterium sp. ITM-2016-00316.
GATGCTGGCGATCGGTTTCTACGCCTTCCGGCAGACCAGCGACCTCGACGACTACATGCTCGGCGGCCGCAGGCTCACCCCGACCGTCGCCGCGTTGTCGGCCGGCGCGTCAGACATGTCCGGATGGCTGCTGCTCGGAGTGCCGGGCGCCATCTACGCCTCCGGCCTCCTCGAGTCGTGGATCGTGATCGGCCTGGTGATCGGAGCCTGGCTCAACTGGAAGTTCGTCGCACCGCGACTGCGGGCATACACGGAGATCGCCAACAACTCGATCACCGTGCCGAGCTTCTTCGAGAACCGGCTGCGCGACAAGTCACATGTCCTGCGGATCGCGGCCGGCACGATCATCCTGGTCTTCTTCACGTTCTACGTGTCGTCCGGCATGGTCGCCGGCGGCGTGTTCTTCGAGACGTCGTTCGGTTCGTCGTATCTGGCAGGGATGCTTCTGGTCGCCGCAATCACCATGTGCTACACGCTGTTCGGTGGTTTTCTGGGTGCGTCGCTCACCGACGTTGCGCAGGCGGTGTTGATGTTCGCGGCGCTCGTCACGATCCCCGTCGTCACGATCATCGCGACCGGCGGACCGGGCGAGATGGTCAATCTGGTCCAGGCCGCCGACGCCGCGCACAACGCCGCCAACCCCGGCGACGAAATCCACCGCACGTCATTGTTCTTCGGCGGTAGTTTCCTCGCCATCGTGTCGGCTGCGGCCTGGGGACTCGGCTATTTCGGCCAACCGCACATCATCGTCCGGTTCATGGCGATGCGCTCCTCGGCCGATGCGAAGGCCGGTCGTCGGATCGGCATCAGCTGGATGATCCTCACCTCGGCAGGTGCGATCACCACCGGCTTCGCGGGCCTGGCGTACTTCTTCCGCGAGGGAGTGACGCTGGACAACCCCGAGACCGTGTTCCTCCAGCTGGCGCAGGTGATGTTCCATCCCCTGATCGCCGGGATTGTGCTCGCCGCAGTGCTGGCGGCCATCATGTCGACGATCTCGTCGCAACTCATCGTGTGCTCGTCGGCTCTGGTCGAGGACATCTACCGGGCGTTCGGAAAAGAGGCCAGTTCGGCGAGGTTGGTCACCTACGGTCGGCTCGGGGTGCTGACGGTCGCTGTGGTGGCGGTTCTGTTGGCGCTCAACCCGGATGGGACGATCCTCGACCTTGTCGGCTTCGCGTGGGCCGGCTTCGGGGCCGCGTTCGGCCCCCTGATCATCCTGTCGCTGTTCTGGCGCAAGCTCACCTCGGCCGGTGCGATCGCCGGCATGATCGCCGGTGCGGTGGTGGTCGGTATCTGGGGCCAGACCGAGTCGCTGTCGAGCGCGATGTACGAAATCGTGCCCGGCTTCCTCGCCTGCCTGGTGGTGGCCGTTGCCGTATCGCTCATGACTGCCCGCGAGGACGACGAGATCCAGCGCGAGTTCTCCGATATGGCCGAGATGGCTCACGAGCCCGCGGCGCCTGCCTGACGCCCCGAGATCGGCAACCGGCCCTAGCCGCTTCCGTCGGGCTGATCGTTGTTCTTGTGTGCGCCCCATCCGTGGACTCGGTCGATTTCGATGAGTGCGCTGACGCGGGGGCGGTCCCGGTCGGGGTAGGGCTTGCCTTGGTAGTGCTCGGAGAGTGCGTCGATGTCGGCGAGTCCGTCGTCCTCGTAGATGCGGGTGACGTGTCCGATGGCGGTGACGTGGGTGTACCAATCGTTCTGGTCGATGACCGTCAGTGATACACGTGGGTCTCTGCGCAGGTGTTCCAGACGTTTTCGACCGACATCCATATTGACGAGCAAGTGATCGTCTCGGTAGAGATACCACGTCGCGGCAGACACCGGTTGACCATCGCGCCGGGTCGTGCTGATGACGGCGGGGTTGGGCTTTTCCAGCATGAGCTTGGCTTCGTCGGCCAGAGGTGAGGATGTCATTTTGGGTTCTCCAGATCGCCCGTAAGTTCGGGATATTCGCAGGATGCCCCGCTGCTGTCCGTTCTAAGCCTGGGCCATCAATGTCCGTCACACCTTTTTCCGACCCGGACGCGCCGCCGGCCGGGGTCTACGACGTGCACACCCCCAAGCGTGCTTCCTGCGCCGCCAGTATGTCGACGACCACCGCGGCGACGGTGCCTGCCAACGGGATCGGGGAGCCGACCTCGGTGTCGTAGAGAAAGTGCGAGGACGCGACACGCCGCGACGCGGATCACACCTTCGGCGGCACATGCCGAGCCGCGCTGCTGCCCTTCGCCCGCAGCGGTGAGATTCCGGACGCGGCCATCCACGCGGCGCTGTCCACCGCGATCGCCGCGCTGGTCAGCCAACGCTGATCAACACCACCCCGACCACCACCACTGCGGACGCGATCGCGCGGCGGCCGCCGAGCTTCTCGCCGAGGAACACTGCTCCGATCAGCGCGCCGAAGATGATGCTCGTCTCCCGCAGCGCGGCGATCGGAGCCAGTGCCCCGCTGGTCTGC
It includes:
- the putP gene encoding sodium/proline symporter PutP; the encoded protein is MSDSAFQILAIGLYFALMLAIGFYAFRQTSDLDDYMLGGRRLTPTVAALSAGASDMSGWLLLGVPGAIYASGLLESWIVIGLVIGAWLNWKFVAPRLRAYTEIANNSITVPSFFENRLRDKSHVLRIAAGTIILVFFTFYVSSGMVAGGVFFETSFGSSYLAGMLLVAAITMCYTLFGGFLGASLTDVAQAVLMFAALVTIPVVTIIATGGPGEMVNLVQAADAAHNAANPGDEIHRTSLFFGGSFLAIVSAAAWGLGYFGQPHIIVRFMAMRSSADAKAGRRIGISWMILTSAGAITTGFAGLAYFFREGVTLDNPETVFLQLAQVMFHPLIAGIVLAAVLAAIMSTISSQLIVCSSALVEDIYRAFGKEASSARLVTYGRLGVLTVAVVAVLLALNPDGTILDLVGFAWAGFGAAFGPLIILSLFWRKLTSAGAIAGMIAGAVVVGIWGQTESLSSAMYEIVPGFLACLVVAVAVSLMTAREDDEIQREFSDMAEMAHEPAAPA
- a CDS encoding PPOX class F420-dependent oxidoreductase, which gives rise to MTSSPLADEAKLMLEKPNPAVISTTRRDGQPVSAATWYLYRDDHLLVNMDVGRKRLEHLRRDPRVSLTVIDQNDWYTHVTAIGHVTRIYEDDGLADIDALSEHYQGKPYPDRDRPRVSALIEIDRVHGWGAHKNNDQPDGSG